Proteins encoded in a region of the Candidatus Zixiibacteriota bacterium genome:
- a CDS encoding radical SAM protein — protein MRGLRELVFSTTNRCTARCQDCPIVTDGASSNTLTSQQMIDIVEEVLPWGTLSLVVFTGGEPLLLGDELVKTVAYVSKHDISTRIVTNAYWAHSEAAARQTLERLKDAGLTEINISCDDYHQEFVPLEYVRNANIAATKLGIPALIGHRIKQGGKITKQSLSKYLGVELHKFERGKKNPDHNVINCGPNVPITTQIESYSDTSETGDLTWRGPCASVLKSIIVSSDLRVQICCGIISNSVEELYIGSLKDDNLLTIIQRGNEDLIANWLALSGPSSVLEFVREKAPEIDLPTQYVNRCHLCNELFTRPDVREVLHEHAAERGSMVGLMRGVLDWMSDDWAPQRLETRNQSPGTTSAPDNRES, from the coding sequence ATGAGAGGGCTGCGTGAGTTAGTGTTCAGCACTACAAATCGATGTACGGCTCGGTGTCAGGACTGTCCGATTGTCACCGATGGGGCATCCAGCAACACACTGACTTCCCAGCAGATGATTGACATCGTGGAAGAGGTGCTTCCTTGGGGTACCTTGAGCTTAGTTGTGTTTACGGGGGGGGAGCCTCTCCTTCTTGGTGACGAACTGGTCAAGACTGTGGCCTATGTCAGCAAACACGACATTTCCACGCGGATCGTTACGAACGCCTATTGGGCCCATTCCGAAGCGGCAGCAAGGCAAACGCTTGAGAGGTTGAAGGATGCCGGGCTAACGGAGATAAATATAAGTTGCGATGATTATCACCAGGAGTTTGTCCCGTTGGAATATGTGAGGAATGCAAACATAGCTGCGACCAAGTTGGGGATTCCTGCCTTGATAGGACACCGGATTAAGCAGGGTGGGAAGATCACCAAGCAGTCGCTCTCCAAATATCTCGGAGTCGAGTTGCACAAATTCGAACGTGGCAAGAAAAACCCTGACCATAACGTGATCAACTGTGGACCGAACGTACCCATTACGACTCAGATCGAGTCATACTCAGATACCTCTGAAACGGGCGACCTCACTTGGCGTGGACCTTGCGCCTCGGTTCTCAAATCGATTATTGTTTCGTCGGACTTGCGCGTTCAGATTTGCTGCGGGATAATCTCAAATAGTGTGGAGGAGCTTTACATAGGCTCCCTGAAAGACGACAATCTGCTGACCATAATTCAACGTGGAAACGAAGACTTGATCGCCAACTGGTTAGCTTTGTCGGGCCCCTCTTCCGTTCTCGAATTCGTTCGCGAGAAGGCGCCGGAAATCGATCTTCCCACCCAATATGTTAATCGCTGTCACTTATGTAACGAGCTTTTTACCCGGCCAGACGTTCGGGAAGTACTGCACGAACACGCAGCGGAACGAGGCAGTATGGTGGGCTTGATGAGGGGTGTTTTGGATTGGATGAGTGATGATTGGGCTCCCCAGAGATTGGAGACACGAAACCAGTCTCCAGGAACAACCTCGGCTCCGGATAACCGAGAATCGTAA
- a CDS encoding helix-turn-helix transcriptional regulator — MVIRINLDMMLVRNKMSLTELSHRVGVSVTNLSLLKTGKVKGIRFATLGAICRELNCQPGDILEYQPESV; from the coding sequence ATGGTGATAAGGATAAACTTAGATATGATGTTGGTCAGAAACAAGATGTCCCTGACCGAGTTGTCGCACCGTGTCGGTGTCTCGGTCACCAATCTATCCCTGTTGAAGACGGGTAAGGTCAAAGGCATTCGGTTCGCGACTCTGGGCGCAATCTGCCGTGAGTTGAACTGTCAACCGGGGGACATACTTGAATACCAGCCGGAGAGCGTATAG
- a CDS encoding class I SAM-dependent methyltransferase yields MYELLKRINTRPEVWGAYTAETLWNDKHISGKMLEFHLNEKVEPASRNKAFLDKSVAWMINRFDIGHGTKVCDFGCGPGLYTTPLAEQGAKVTGVDFSERSIQYAQDIARRKKLDIDYVLQNYLDFTTEHRFDLISLIYCDYCALSPAQRRTLLGRFRDCLNDDGRIVLDVFSLHAFNQRDEVATWEHQLLDGFWSADDYFGFMNTFKYDNDKVLLDKYTIVEKSRTREVYNWLQYFSLESLKNEFEENGLRVVEEYSDIAGTPYQPDATEIAVVASKFV; encoded by the coding sequence ATGTATGAACTTTTGAAGCGAATAAACACGCGACCTGAAGTGTGGGGGGCGTACACGGCTGAAACTCTCTGGAATGATAAACACATATCAGGGAAAATGCTCGAATTCCACTTGAATGAAAAAGTCGAACCAGCCTCGCGAAACAAGGCCTTCCTGGATAAGTCGGTTGCCTGGATGATCAATCGGTTTGATATCGGACACGGCACGAAGGTATGCGACTTTGGATGCGGTCCCGGTTTGTATACGACGCCGTTGGCCGAACAAGGGGCCAAAGTCACCGGTGTCGACTTCTCTGAGAGATCGATTCAATATGCACAGGATATAGCCAGGCGGAAGAAACTTGACATAGACTATGTCCTTCAGAACTACTTGGATTTCACAACGGAACACAGGTTTGACCTCATCAGTTTGATTTACTGCGACTACTGTGCCCTGAGTCCAGCCCAAAGAAGAACGTTGCTGGGCAGGTTCCGCGACTGTCTGAATGACGACGGGCGTATTGTCCTCGATGTCTTCTCGCTGCATGCGTTCAACCAACGAGATGAGGTGGCGACTTGGGAGCATCAGTTGCTGGACGGATTCTGGTCGGCCGACGATTACTTCGGCTTCATGAACACCTTCAAATATGACAACGACAAAGTCCTTTTGGACAAGTACACGATTGTCGAGAAGTCGCGCACCCGGGAAGTATACAACTGGCTCCAGTACTTCAGCCTCGAATCTCTGAAGAACGAATTCGAAGAAAACGGCCTTCGCGTTGTTGAGGAGTATTCCGATATTGCCGGGACTCCATACCAACCGGATGCCACGGAAATCGCTGTTGTTGCAAGTAAGTTTGTCTGA
- a CDS encoding DUF2807 domain-containing protein has protein sequence MFNRVIRPALSIAILLLASCSSDDNPLSGGKPTVTGSGNLITESRTLEAFTSVVMNTVGDVDLDYGTQTASITVDDNIMPFIIMSVSQDVLTIDSDRSKNLREFDLTVNLTMAGLEGLTLAGVGNIRATHGIVVSNTVDLLVSGVGEIDIKLVAPDVTATMSGVGGIELTGNALRYTAIMSGTGSLKTFNFGADTATVTLSGVGDAEVWVNQVLTAVLTGQGSIYYHGHPTIHQTVTGLGQLVDAN, from the coding sequence ATGTTCAACAGAGTCATCCGACCAGCCTTGTCCATCGCCATCTTGCTGTTGGCCTCCTGCTCAAGTGACGACAACCCGCTCTCCGGCGGTAAACCAACAGTCACCGGCTCCGGCAATCTCATTACCGAGTCGAGAACGCTGGAGGCGTTCACATCTGTAGTCATGAACACAGTCGGCGACGTTGATCTCGATTATGGCACTCAGACAGCATCAATAACGGTCGACGACAACATTATGCCGTTTATCATCATGAGTGTTTCGCAGGACGTTCTAACTATCGATTCCGATCGATCGAAAAACCTCAGAGAATTCGACCTGACCGTCAACCTCACTATGGCCGGGCTGGAGGGTCTGACTTTGGCCGGCGTGGGAAACATTCGGGCCACCCATGGGATTGTTGTTTCGAACACAGTTGACCTCTTGGTGTCGGGTGTCGGAGAAATCGATATCAAGCTGGTGGCGCCGGATGTCACGGCAACTATGTCGGGCGTTGGCGGCATTGAGTTGACCGGCAACGCACTGAGGTACACAGCTATAATGTCCGGGACCGGGAGCCTGAAGACGTTTAACTTCGGGGCCGACACGGCCACCGTTACTTTGTCAGGTGTTGGAGATGCCGAGGTTTGGGTGAATCAGGTGCTGACCGCCGTGCTCACCGGGCAAGGATCGATATATTACCATGGTCACCCCACCATACATCAAACGGTAACCGGCCTGGGGCAGCTTGTCGACGCCAACTAA